One genomic region from Xenopus laevis strain J_2021 chromosome 2L, Xenopus_laevis_v10.1, whole genome shotgun sequence encodes:
- the LOC108705815 gene encoding olfactory receptor 52D1 isoform X2 produces MGTLNDSSSHPEYFVLVGIPGMEDSHFLFSIPFCSMYILALAGNLLLMYVIATNASLHQPMYQFLIMLALSDILLCTTTVPKSLAIFWFQLGKITFEGCITQVFFVHFIFVTESSVLLTMAYDRYVAICYPLAYTTKLTNSFIWRVVIVALTRSFCTTGPFTLLLKRLPYQGSNIIAHSYCEHMAMAKLATADILVNVVYGLIIAFGITGIDMILIAISYVVIIRAVIRLPSSEARYKAFNTCVSHLCVITLFYVPAFFSFITHRVGHNVIPLYAHILLANLYCLVPPMMNPIIYGVKTKDIRHKLVKLILIRKF; encoded by the exons ATGGGCACCCTGAATGACAGCAGTTCCCATCCAGAGTATTTCGTTCTGGTAGGAATCCCTGGTATGGAAGATTCTCATTTCCTCTTCTCCATCCCCTTCTGCTCCATGTACATCTTGGCCCTTGCTGGGAACCTCCTTCTAATGTACGTGATTGCAACAAATGCAAGTCTCCACCAGCCCATGTATCAGTTCCTTATCATGCTGGCTCTGTCTGATATCCTCTTGTGCACAACAACAGTACCAAAAAGTCTGGCAATATTTTGGTTCCAGTTGGGCAAAATCACATTTGAGGGCTGCATCACGCAGGTGTTTTTCGTTCACTTCATCTTTGTGACCGAGTCTTCTGTTCTGTTGACCATGGCTTATGATAGGTATGTTGCCATCTGCTATCCGCTAGCATACACCACAAAGCTGACCAACTCCTTCATATGGAGAGTAGTGATTGTGGCTCTGACCAGGAGCTTCTGCACTACAGGTCCATTCACCTTACTTCTCAAAAGACTTCCCTACCAAGGCAGCAACATCATAGCTCATAGTTACTGTGAACATATGGCAATGGCAAAACTGGCAACTGCAGATATCCTGGTCAATGTGGTGTATGGCCTGATTATAGCCTTTGGCATAACTGGCATAGATATGATTCTCATTGCCATCTCATATGTCGTTATAATCAGGGCTGTAATTAGACTCCCCTCATCTGAGGCCCGCTACAAAGCCTTTAATACGTGTGTGTCCCACCTATGTGTCATAACCCTATTCTATGTACCAGCTTTCTTCTCTTTTATTACTCACAGGGTGGGTCACAATGTCATCCCTCTCTATGCTCATATCCTACTGGCAAACCTCTATTGTCTAGTCCCTCCTATGATGAATCCCATCATCTATGGGGTCAAAACAAAAGACATACGACACAAG TTAGTCAAGTTG
- the LOC108705815 gene encoding olfactory receptor 52B2 isoform X1 yields MGTLNDSSSHPEYFVLVGIPGMEDSHFLFSIPFCSMYILALAGNLLLMYVIATNASLHQPMYQFLIMLALSDILLCTTTVPKSLAIFWFQLGKITFEGCITQVFFVHFIFVTESSVLLTMAYDRYVAICYPLAYTTKLTNSFIWRVVIVALTRSFCTTGPFTLLLKRLPYQGSNIIAHSYCEHMAMAKLATADILVNVVYGLIIAFGITGIDMILIAISYVVIIRAVIRLPSSEARYKAFNTCVSHLCVITLFYVPAFFSFITHRVGHNVIPLYAHILLANLYCLVPPMMNPIIYGVKTKDIRHKVFGLFCRKALQM; encoded by the coding sequence ATGGGCACCCTGAATGACAGCAGTTCCCATCCAGAGTATTTCGTTCTGGTAGGAATCCCTGGTATGGAAGATTCTCATTTCCTCTTCTCCATCCCCTTCTGCTCCATGTACATCTTGGCCCTTGCTGGGAACCTCCTTCTAATGTACGTGATTGCAACAAATGCAAGTCTCCACCAGCCCATGTATCAGTTCCTTATCATGCTGGCTCTGTCTGATATCCTCTTGTGCACAACAACAGTACCAAAAAGTCTGGCAATATTTTGGTTCCAGTTGGGCAAAATCACATTTGAGGGCTGCATCACGCAGGTGTTTTTCGTTCACTTCATCTTTGTGACCGAGTCTTCTGTTCTGTTGACCATGGCTTATGATAGGTATGTTGCCATCTGCTATCCGCTAGCATACACCACAAAGCTGACCAACTCCTTCATATGGAGAGTAGTGATTGTGGCTCTGACCAGGAGCTTCTGCACTACAGGTCCATTCACCTTACTTCTCAAAAGACTTCCCTACCAAGGCAGCAACATCATAGCTCATAGTTACTGTGAACATATGGCAATGGCAAAACTGGCAACTGCAGATATCCTGGTCAATGTGGTGTATGGCCTGATTATAGCCTTTGGCATAACTGGCATAGATATGATTCTCATTGCCATCTCATATGTCGTTATAATCAGGGCTGTAATTAGACTCCCCTCATCTGAGGCCCGCTACAAAGCCTTTAATACGTGTGTGTCCCACCTATGTGTCATAACCCTATTCTATGTACCAGCTTTCTTCTCTTTTATTACTCACAGGGTGGGTCACAATGTCATCCCTCTCTATGCTCATATCCTACTGGCAAACCTCTATTGTCTAGTCCCTCCTATGATGAATCCCATCATCTATGGGGTCAAAACAAAAGACATACGACACAAGGTGTTTGGGTTATTCTGCAGAAAAGCTTTGCAGATGTGA